One genomic segment of Ipomoea triloba cultivar NCNSP0323 chromosome 9, ASM357664v1 includes these proteins:
- the LOC116028951 gene encoding haloacid dehalogenase-like hydrolase domain-containing protein Sgpp isoform X2, giving the protein MSTNVENSVGSLCDLAPLEAILFDIDGTLCDSDPIHLIAFRQVLQQMGYNGGEAIDEEFYMKYINGKHNEEIVSSIFPGDPERGIKLVDDKEALYRRLAKDKLKPIEGLHQLRKWIEDHGLKTAAVTNAPRPNADLMIEVLGLSDFFDAIIIGPECEHPKPYPHPYLKALQVLKVSKDHTFIFEDSVSGIKAGVAAGMSVVGLTTQNPAHLLMEADPIFLIKDFADPKLWAALGDFDKNVA; this is encoded by the exons ATGAGTACTAATGTTGAGAATTCTGTGGGCAG TCTTTGTGATCTTGCTCCACTTGAAGCCATACTATTTGATATAGATGGAACTTTGTGTGATTCTGATCCAATTCACCTCATTGCCTTCCGTCAAGTCCTTCAACAG ATGGGGTACAATGGAGGAGAGGCAATAGATGAAGAATTCTATATGAAGTATATTAATGGGAAACACAATGAAGAAATTGTTTCCTCCATTTTCCCTGGTGATCCTGAAAGGGGCATCAAATTGGTGGATGATAAGGAAGCTCTCTATAGAAG atTGGCAAAGGACAAATTGAAGCCTATAGAAGGGTTACATCAATTGAGGAAGTGGATTGAAGATCATGGCTTGAAAACTGCTGCAGTGACCAATGCCCCAAGGCCAAATGCTGACCTCATGATTGAAGTGCTTGGGCTTTCGGACTTCTTTGATGCTATTATCATTGGGCCTGAATGTGAGCACCCTAAGCCATACCCACATCCTTACTTGAAGGCACTTCAAGTTCTTAAGGTGTCCAAGGATCACACTTTCATATTTGAG GACTCAGTATCAGGAATAAAAGCTGGGGTTGCAGCAGGGATGTCTGTTGTTGGGTTGACGACCCAAAATCCGGCCCATTTGCTCATGGAGGCCGACCCAATTTTCTTGATTAAAGATTTTGCAGACCCGAAACTTTGGGCAGCTTTGGGTGACTTTGACAAAAATGTTGCATAA
- the LOC116028951 gene encoding haloacid dehalogenase-like hydrolase domain-containing protein Sgpp isoform X1, which translates to MSTNVENSVGRSLCDLAPLEAILFDIDGTLCDSDPIHLIAFRQVLQQMGYNGGEAIDEEFYMKYINGKHNEEIVSSIFPGDPERGIKLVDDKEALYRRLAKDKLKPIEGLHQLRKWIEDHGLKTAAVTNAPRPNADLMIEVLGLSDFFDAIIIGPECEHPKPYPHPYLKALQVLKVSKDHTFIFEDSVSGIKAGVAAGMSVVGLTTQNPAHLLMEADPIFLIKDFADPKLWAALGDFDKNVA; encoded by the exons ATGAGTACTAATGTTGAGAATTCTGTGGGCAG AAGTCTTTGTGATCTTGCTCCACTTGAAGCCATACTATTTGATATAGATGGAACTTTGTGTGATTCTGATCCAATTCACCTCATTGCCTTCCGTCAAGTCCTTCAACAG ATGGGGTACAATGGAGGAGAGGCAATAGATGAAGAATTCTATATGAAGTATATTAATGGGAAACACAATGAAGAAATTGTTTCCTCCATTTTCCCTGGTGATCCTGAAAGGGGCATCAAATTGGTGGATGATAAGGAAGCTCTCTATAGAAG atTGGCAAAGGACAAATTGAAGCCTATAGAAGGGTTACATCAATTGAGGAAGTGGATTGAAGATCATGGCTTGAAAACTGCTGCAGTGACCAATGCCCCAAGGCCAAATGCTGACCTCATGATTGAAGTGCTTGGGCTTTCGGACTTCTTTGATGCTATTATCATTGGGCCTGAATGTGAGCACCCTAAGCCATACCCACATCCTTACTTGAAGGCACTTCAAGTTCTTAAGGTGTCCAAGGATCACACTTTCATATTTGAG GACTCAGTATCAGGAATAAAAGCTGGGGTTGCAGCAGGGATGTCTGTTGTTGGGTTGACGACCCAAAATCCGGCCCATTTGCTCATGGAGGCCGACCCAATTTTCTTGATTAAAGATTTTGCAGACCCGAAACTTTGGGCAGCTTTGGGTGACTTTGACAAAAATGTTGCATAA